A stretch of the Serratia marcescens genome encodes the following:
- a CDS encoding MFS transporter has product MNKATVAAKRWWYIMPIVFITYSLAYLDRANFSFASAAGINEDLGITKGMASLLGALFFLGYFFFQIPGAIYAERRSVKKLIFWCLILWGGCASLTGVVSNIPMLAAIRFILGVVEAAVMPAMLIYISNWFTKSERSRANTFLILGNPVTVLWMSVVSGYLIHAFGWREMFIIEGIPAVIWAFCWWVLAKDKPAQAGWLSAEEKQALQQQLDEEQKGIKAVRNYGEAFRSRNVILLCVQYFAWSIGVYGFVLWLPSILRSGMQMGMVEAGWLSAVPYLAATIAMIVVSWASDKMQNRKLFVWPLLLIGALAFFGSYAVGTNHFWISYGLLVVAGAAMYAPYGPFFAIIPEMLPKNVAGGAMALINSMGALGSFFGSWFVGYLNGATGSPAASYMFMAIALVVAVVLTLIVKPARNEIQPQLA; this is encoded by the coding sequence ATGAACAAAGCGACTGTCGCGGCCAAACGCTGGTGGTACATCATGCCCATCGTGTTTATCACCTACAGCCTGGCCTATCTCGATCGCGCCAACTTCAGCTTCGCCTCTGCCGCCGGCATCAATGAAGATCTCGGCATCACCAAAGGCATGGCCTCGCTGCTGGGCGCGCTGTTTTTCCTCGGTTATTTCTTCTTCCAAATTCCCGGCGCCATCTACGCCGAACGCCGCAGCGTCAAGAAATTGATCTTCTGGTGCCTGATCCTGTGGGGCGGCTGCGCCTCGCTGACCGGCGTGGTCAGCAATATCCCGATGCTGGCCGCCATCCGCTTTATCCTCGGCGTGGTGGAAGCGGCGGTGATGCCGGCAATGCTGATCTACATCAGCAACTGGTTCACCAAATCGGAGCGCTCACGCGCCAATACCTTCCTGATCCTCGGCAACCCAGTGACGGTGCTGTGGATGTCGGTGGTGTCCGGCTACCTGATCCACGCCTTCGGCTGGCGTGAAATGTTCATCATCGAGGGCATTCCGGCGGTTATCTGGGCGTTCTGTTGGTGGGTGCTGGCGAAAGACAAACCGGCGCAGGCCGGCTGGCTGAGCGCCGAGGAGAAACAGGCGCTGCAACAGCAGCTGGACGAAGAGCAGAAAGGCATCAAGGCCGTGCGCAACTACGGCGAAGCCTTCCGTTCGCGCAACGTGATCCTGCTGTGCGTGCAGTATTTCGCCTGGAGCATCGGCGTGTACGGCTTCGTGCTGTGGCTGCCTTCCATCCTGCGCAGCGGCATGCAGATGGGCATGGTGGAAGCCGGCTGGCTGTCCGCGGTGCCTTACCTGGCGGCGACCATCGCCATGATCGTGGTCTCCTGGGCGTCGGACAAAATGCAAAACCGCAAGCTGTTCGTCTGGCCGCTGCTGCTGATCGGCGCGCTGGCGTTCTTCGGCTCTTACGCCGTCGGCACCAACCACTTCTGGATCTCCTACGGCCTGCTGGTGGTCGCCGGCGCCGCGATGTACGCCCCCTACGGGCCGTTCTTCGCCATCATTCCGGAAATGCTGCCGAAAAACGTTGCCGGGGGCGCCATGGCGCTGATCAACAGCATGGGCGCGCTGGGGTCGTTCTTCGGTTCGTGGTTCGTAGGCTATCTGAATGGCGCCACAGGCAGCCCGGCGGCCTCTTACATGTTTATGGCCATCGCACTGGTGGTGGCGGTGGTGCTGACGCTGATCGTCAAACCCGCCCGCAACGAGATCCAGCCGCAATTGGCTTGA
- a CDS encoding sugar kinase translates to MTTLTATTAQQAPLDVVTLGEAMAMFVAAQTGDLAEVETFTKRIAGAELNVAIGLARLGMNVGWVSRVGNDSFGRFTLQQLKKEGINYRQVTVDGHYPTGFQVKSKTTDGTDPSVEYFRKGSAASHLSVADFDREYFGSARHLHLSGVAAALSSQSLALCHHAAREMRAMGKTISFDPNLRPVLWPSREVMIEQLNQLAFAADWVLPGLKEGQILTGQSTPEGIADFYLEHGVQAVIIKTGPDGAWFKTAAGDKAAVAAVKVDNVVDTVGAGDGFAVGTLSALLEGKTLIQAVQRGNKIGSLAIQAIGDSEGLPTRAALAE, encoded by the coding sequence ATGACAACGTTAACGGCAACGACGGCGCAGCAGGCGCCCCTGGATGTGGTCACGCTGGGCGAAGCCATGGCGATGTTCGTGGCGGCGCAAACCGGCGATTTGGCGGAAGTGGAAACCTTCACCAAACGCATCGCCGGCGCCGAATTGAACGTGGCGATCGGCTTGGCGCGTCTGGGCATGAACGTCGGCTGGGTCAGCCGCGTCGGCAACGATTCGTTCGGCCGCTTCACCCTGCAGCAGCTGAAAAAAGAAGGCATCAACTACCGGCAGGTGACGGTCGACGGCCACTATCCCACCGGTTTTCAGGTGAAATCCAAAACCACCGATGGTACCGATCCCAGCGTGGAATACTTCCGCAAAGGCTCGGCGGCCAGCCACCTGTCGGTCGCCGATTTCGACCGTGAGTATTTCGGTTCCGCGCGCCACCTGCACCTGAGCGGCGTGGCGGCGGCGCTGTCCAGCCAGTCGCTGGCGCTGTGCCACCATGCGGCGCGCGAGATGCGCGCCATGGGCAAAACCATTTCGTTCGACCCCAACCTGCGCCCGGTGCTGTGGCCCAGCCGCGAGGTGATGATCGAGCAGCTGAACCAGCTGGCGTTCGCCGCCGACTGGGTGCTGCCGGGGCTGAAAGAGGGGCAGATCCTCACCGGCCAATCGACGCCGGAAGGCATCGCCGATTTCTATCTGGAACACGGCGTGCAGGCGGTGATCATCAAAACCGGCCCGGACGGCGCCTGGTTTAAAACCGCCGCCGGCGACAAGGCGGCAGTGGCCGCGGTCAAGGTCGACAACGTGGTGGATACCGTCGGCGCCGGTGACGGCTTTGCCGTCGGCACCCTCAGCGCCCTGCTGGAAGGTAAAACGCTGATACAGGCGGTGCAGCGCGGCAACAAAATCGGCTCGCTGGCGATCCAGGCCATCGGCGACAGCGAAGGCCTGCCAACCCGCGCGGCGCTGGCCGAATAA
- a CDS encoding sugar phosphate isomerase/epimerase family protein, whose protein sequence is MKTEIIVVTGAYGTDTVKQHGGQRALLPIIAGAGADGVEIRRELFAAGELDSLPALAQEIERQQLFAVYSAPEALFTPQHTLNPNLPALLAEAQALNARQLKLSLGHFRPGFDFTELKVALEQHPVKLVVENDQTPDCGILSMLNAFFHAAEDSHLPVSMTFDMANWLWVGQDAFAAAERLARHVGYVHVKAATQGPRGWRAVALDDTDGSWRDLLARLPHDAPRGIEFPLQGDDLEAVTRHYVNILRAE, encoded by the coding sequence ATGAAAACAGAAATCATCGTGGTCACCGGCGCCTACGGCACCGATACCGTCAAACAACACGGCGGCCAGCGCGCGCTGTTACCCATCATCGCCGGAGCAGGCGCCGACGGGGTGGAAATCCGCCGCGAACTGTTCGCCGCCGGCGAATTGGACAGCCTGCCGGCCCTGGCGCAAGAGATTGAACGCCAACAGCTGTTCGCCGTCTACTCCGCCCCTGAGGCGCTGTTCACCCCGCAACATACGCTGAACCCCAACCTGCCGGCGCTGCTGGCAGAAGCACAGGCGCTGAACGCGCGCCAGCTGAAACTGTCCCTCGGCCATTTCCGCCCCGGCTTCGATTTTACCGAGCTGAAAGTGGCGCTGGAGCAACACCCGGTCAAACTGGTGGTCGAAAACGATCAGACGCCGGACTGCGGCATTTTGTCGATGCTGAACGCCTTTTTCCACGCCGCGGAAGATAGCCACCTGCCGGTCAGCATGACCTTCGATATGGCCAACTGGCTGTGGGTGGGGCAAGACGCCTTCGCCGCCGCCGAGCGCCTGGCCCGCCACGTCGGTTACGTGCACGTCAAAGCCGCCACCCAAGGCCCGCGCGGCTGGCGCGCCGTCGCGCTGGACGATACCGACGGCAGCTGGCGCGATCTGCTGGCCCGCCTGCCGCACGATGCGCCGCGCGGCATCGAATTCCCGTTGCAGGGCGATGATCTGGAAGCCGTCACCCGCCATTACGTCAATATTTTGCGTGCGGAGTAA
- a CDS encoding LacI family DNA-binding transcriptional regulator: MSTGKATRASGRATISDVASIAKTGKTSVSRYLNGEQHLLSDDLKQRIEQAIQQLDYRPSQMARSLKGGQTRLIGLILADITNPYSVDVMRGIEAACRQHGFTLLVCNTNNEVNQEQHYLQLLSSYRVEGIVVNAVGMREEALSTLQQSMLPMVLIDRKIPDFACDVVGLNNREAATVATEHLLQQGFEAILFLSEPLGTVNTRLERLHAFRHTMAQHPTLLAEQAETPLNDRQKLEQVLSDFSGRHRGMRKAVISANGALTLQVARAMRRLGIQWGNDIGLLGFDELEWAELAGVGITTLKQPTYQMGHAALERLVQRIQGLAAPSGEQMFSGELIVRGSTTR, encoded by the coding sequence GTGAGCACAGGCAAGGCAACGCGCGCCTCAGGGCGCGCCACCATCAGCGATGTGGCCAGCATCGCCAAAACCGGCAAGACCAGCGTGTCGCGCTATCTGAATGGTGAACAACACCTGCTTTCCGACGATCTCAAACAGCGCATCGAACAGGCGATCCAGCAGCTCGACTACCGGCCAAGCCAAATGGCGCGCAGCCTGAAGGGCGGCCAGACCCGCCTGATCGGCCTGATCCTCGCCGATATCACCAACCCCTATTCGGTGGACGTGATGCGCGGCATCGAGGCCGCCTGCCGCCAGCACGGCTTTACCTTGCTAGTGTGTAACACCAACAACGAAGTCAATCAGGAACAGCACTACCTGCAGCTGCTCAGCAGTTACCGGGTGGAAGGCATCGTGGTCAACGCGGTCGGCATGCGCGAGGAAGCGTTATCCACACTGCAACAGTCGATGCTGCCAATGGTGCTGATCGACCGCAAAATCCCCGACTTCGCCTGCGACGTGGTGGGCCTGAACAACCGCGAAGCCGCCACCGTCGCCACCGAACACCTGCTGCAACAAGGTTTCGAAGCGATCCTGTTCCTCAGCGAGCCGCTCGGTACGGTCAATACCCGTCTCGAACGCCTGCACGCTTTCAGACATACCATGGCGCAGCACCCCACGCTGTTGGCGGAGCAGGCCGAAACGCCGCTCAACGATCGGCAGAAGCTGGAGCAGGTACTGAGCGATTTCAGCGGCCGCCATCGCGGCATGCGCAAGGCGGTGATCTCCGCCAACGGCGCTCTGACGCTGCAGGTGGCGCGCGCCATGCGCCGGCTCGGCATCCAGTGGGGCAACGACATCGGCCTGCTGGGCTTCGACGAACTGGAGTGGGCGGAGCTGGCGGGCGTCGGCATCACCACGCTAAAACAGCCCACCTACCAAATGGGGCACGCGGCGCTGGAGCGGCTGGTGCAGCGCATTCAGGGCCTGGCCGCCCCCAGCGGCGAGCAGATGTTCTCCGGTGAGCTGATCGTCCGCGGCTCCACCACCCGCTAA
- a CDS encoding OmpA family lipoprotein, whose amino-acid sequence MKKRIAIIAGAVSLTLALSACTTNPYTGESEAGKSGIGAGLGAALGAGVGVLSSSKKDRGKGALIGAAAGAALGGGAGYYMDVQEAKLRDKMKGTGVSVTRQGDNIVLNMPNNVTFDSSSATLKPAGANTLTGVAMVLKEYPKTAVNVVGYTDSTGSRSLNMNLSQQRADGVASALITQGVAANRIRTTGAGPDNPIASNSTAEGKAQNRRVEITLSPLQ is encoded by the coding sequence ATGAAAAAACGCATTGCAATTATTGCCGGCGCCGTGAGCCTCACGCTCGCGCTGTCGGCCTGTACCACCAACCCTTACACCGGTGAATCCGAAGCCGGCAAATCCGGCATCGGCGCGGGCCTCGGCGCCGCACTGGGCGCCGGTGTCGGCGTGCTGTCCTCTTCCAAGAAAGATCGCGGCAAGGGCGCGCTGATCGGCGCAGCGGCCGGTGCAGCCCTCGGCGGCGGCGCAGGCTATTACATGGACGTGCAGGAAGCCAAACTGCGCGACAAGATGAAAGGCACCGGCGTCAGCGTCACCCGTCAGGGCGACAACATCGTGCTGAACATGCCGAACAACGTGACCTTCGACAGCAGCAGCGCCACGTTGAAACCGGCGGGCGCCAACACCTTGACCGGCGTCGCCATGGTGCTGAAAGAGTATCCGAAAACCGCGGTCAACGTTGTCGGCTACACCGACAGCACCGGCTCCCGCTCGCTCAACATGAACCTGTCGCAGCAGCGCGCCGACGGCGTAGCCAGCGCGCTGATCACCCAGGGCGTGGCGGCGAACCGTATCCGCACCACCGGTGCCGGCCCGGACAACCCGATCGCCTCCAACAGCACCGCGGAAGGCAAGGCGCAAAACCGCCGCGTCGAGATCACCCTCAGCCCGCTGCAGTAA
- a CDS encoding N-acetyltransferase, giving the protein MIRPCGPEDIERLMALWLPSTIAAHPFVAEKYWRESAALVRENYLPRAQSWACWHDDEIVGFISVLDEQFIGALFVDRAFHGRGVAQALMTHVQQRYRRLSLEVYQQNLRACAFYHRRGFQITQRLFNEETQAYTLIMNWSAVENSTH; this is encoded by the coding sequence GTGATCCGCCCCTGTGGCCCGGAGGATATCGAACGGCTGATGGCGCTGTGGCTGCCCAGCACCATCGCCGCCCATCCGTTCGTGGCGGAAAAGTACTGGCGTGAGAGCGCCGCGCTGGTGCGGGAAAACTACCTGCCGCGCGCACAAAGCTGGGCCTGCTGGCATGACGACGAGATCGTCGGCTTTATCAGCGTGTTGGATGAGCAGTTCATCGGCGCCCTGTTTGTCGATCGGGCGTTTCACGGTCGCGGCGTCGCCCAGGCGCTGATGACGCACGTGCAGCAGCGCTACCGCCGGCTCAGCCTGGAGGTGTACCAGCAGAACCTGCGCGCCTGCGCGTTTTACCACAGGCGCGGCTTTCAGATAACACAGCGCCTGTTCAATGAAGAAACCCAGGCCTATACGCTGATCATGAACTGGTCGGCAGTCGAAAATTCAACCCATTAG
- a CDS encoding DNA-3-methyladenine glycosylase I: MADERCGWVTADPLYLEYHDKEWGAPTTDARELFEMLCLEGQQAGLSWITVLKKRENYRRAFHGFDPQRVAAMTEQDVENLLQDSGIIRHRGKIEAIITNAKAYLAMEAAGENFVTFIWDFVGGQPQLNRWQALNQVPAKTEQSDAMSKALKKRGFKFIGSTICYAFMQASGLVNDHLTGCMCYPKPR; the protein is encoded by the coding sequence ATGGCAGACGAACGTTGCGGTTGGGTGACGGCCGATCCGTTGTATCTCGAGTATCACGACAAGGAATGGGGCGCGCCCACCACCGACGCGCGCGAGCTGTTTGAAATGCTGTGCCTCGAAGGGCAGCAAGCGGGCCTTTCCTGGATCACCGTTCTGAAAAAGCGCGAGAACTACCGCCGCGCTTTCCACGGTTTCGATCCGCAGCGGGTCGCCGCCATGACCGAACAGGACGTGGAAAACCTGCTGCAGGACAGCGGCATCATCCGCCACCGCGGCAAGATAGAAGCCATCATCACCAACGCCAAAGCCTATCTGGCGATGGAGGCGGCCGGTGAGAATTTCGTTACCTTCATTTGGGACTTCGTCGGCGGCCAACCGCAGCTCAACCGCTGGCAGGCGCTGAACCAGGTGCCGGCCAAAACCGAGCAGTCCGACGCCATGTCCAAAGCGCTGAAGAAGCGCGGCTTCAAGTTTATCGGCTCCACCATTTGTTACGCCTTCATGCAGGCCAGCGGGCTGGTGAACGATCATCTGACGGGGTGTATGTGCTACCCAAAGCCACGGTGA
- a CDS encoding autotransporter outer membrane beta-barrel domain-containing protein — protein MPLKITCMPRPAALAVALLCSVTLPAQAYDQLYVFGDSLSDTGNNGRFTYDGSQHLLYDEALAQRIGAALVASDNGGENYAAGGAVAVPGLNPADNTQDQVQSYLNRVNGQADGDGLYIHWIGGNDLAAAALNAATAPGVAYNSAAAAAAQVHSLLNAGAGTVIVPTVPNIGSTPQLMELIIQQALSPVQGAAIQAAYATLNSVATPDNASRTQAIHAALAAAAKQGSAIPQVQQAIATQLIAAYDSLSAQAAQLTDFYNQSEDRLLAQGGGNIVRVDVNKLFAEAIANPAQFGFANTAGMACPPGISSAVCRSDMPGFDASQSYLFSDHFHPSPQAHLLIADYIQAVLDGPAQVVALNQATAAMARDSRATLDSRFQQLRHGDNPQGSLGVFGGYAGQHYDYADNRAAGDGNATTHNLTVGVDYQLTDGWLIGALIAGSNDDQHPSSRFDYKARGLLLSAFSSLALFEHGWVNADLHYATMDYDDIRRSMRLGPLTRTETGSTTGKQWGARVTAGYDFPIASYLTTGPVAQFAWDYSRVSGYSEDGDDSTAMRFNDQTYHSQIGALGWRLDTQFGVFNPYAEVSYQHQFGDDVYRAGGGLKSTQTSFTRDSAGQDKNWVDVTLGANMPLTDRVSAFATVSQTGGLSSGEQFMYNVGVSARF, from the coding sequence ATGCCTCTAAAAATAACGTGCATGCCCCGCCCGGCGGCGCTTGCAGTGGCGTTGCTTTGCAGTGTGACCCTTCCGGCTCAGGCGTACGATCAACTCTACGTCTTTGGCGACAGCCTGAGCGATACCGGCAACAACGGCCGGTTCACCTATGACGGCAGCCAGCACCTGCTGTACGACGAAGCGTTGGCGCAACGCATCGGGGCGGCGCTGGTGGCTTCGGACAACGGCGGTGAGAACTATGCCGCCGGCGGCGCCGTGGCGGTGCCGGGCCTGAACCCGGCCGACAACACCCAGGACCAGGTGCAGAGTTACCTGAACCGGGTCAACGGCCAGGCCGACGGCGACGGTTTGTATATTCATTGGATCGGCGGCAACGATCTGGCGGCGGCGGCACTGAATGCCGCTACCGCGCCCGGCGTGGCCTATAACAGCGCCGCCGCGGCTGCCGCGCAGGTGCATTCGCTGCTGAACGCCGGCGCCGGCACGGTGATCGTGCCGACGGTACCGAATATCGGTTCCACGCCGCAGCTGATGGAATTGATCATTCAACAGGCGCTGTCACCGGTGCAGGGGGCGGCGATTCAGGCGGCGTATGCCACGCTTAATTCGGTGGCGACACCGGACAACGCTTCACGCACGCAGGCGATCCATGCGGCATTGGCCGCTGCGGCGAAGCAGGGCAGCGCCATTCCTCAGGTGCAGCAGGCGATCGCCACGCAGCTTATCGCGGCGTATGACAGCCTGAGCGCGCAGGCCGCCCAGTTGACCGATTTCTATAATCAAAGTGAAGACCGTTTGTTGGCGCAGGGCGGCGGTAATATCGTGCGGGTGGACGTCAACAAGCTGTTCGCCGAAGCGATCGCCAATCCGGCGCAGTTCGGCTTCGCCAACACCGCCGGCATGGCTTGCCCGCCGGGCATTTCCTCGGCGGTCTGCCGCTCCGATATGCCCGGCTTCGACGCCAGCCAGTCCTATCTGTTCTCCGATCACTTCCACCCGAGCCCGCAGGCGCACCTGCTGATTGCGGATTATATCCAGGCGGTGTTGGATGGCCCGGCGCAGGTGGTGGCGCTGAATCAGGCGACGGCGGCGATGGCGCGCGACAGCCGCGCCACGCTCGACAGCCGCTTCCAGCAGCTGCGCCACGGCGACAACCCGCAGGGCTCGCTGGGCGTGTTCGGCGGTTATGCCGGCCAGCACTACGACTATGCCGATAACCGGGCAGCGGGGGACGGCAACGCCACTACCCACAACCTGACCGTCGGCGTGGACTATCAGTTGACCGACGGCTGGCTGATCGGCGCGTTGATCGCCGGTTCCAACGACGATCAGCATCCTTCCAGCCGCTTTGATTACAAGGCGCGCGGGCTGCTGCTGTCGGCTTTCAGTTCACTGGCGCTATTCGAGCATGGCTGGGTTAACGCCGATCTACACTATGCGACGATGGATTATGACGACATCCGCCGCAGCATGCGGCTGGGGCCGCTGACGCGCACCGAAACCGGTTCGACCACCGGCAAGCAGTGGGGCGCACGCGTGACCGCCGGCTATGACTTCCCGATCGCTTCTTACCTGACTACCGGGCCGGTGGCGCAGTTCGCCTGGGATTACAGCCGCGTTTCCGGCTACAGCGAAGACGGCGATGACAGCACCGCCATGCGCTTCAACGATCAAACCTACCACTCGCAGATCGGCGCGTTGGGCTGGCGGCTGGATACGCAATTCGGCGTGTTTAACCCTTATGCGGAAGTGAGTTATCAGCACCAGTTCGGCGACGACGTCTACCGCGCCGGTGGCGGCCTGAAATCGACGCAAACCTCGTTCACCCGCGACAGTGCGGGCCAGGACAAAAACTGGGTGGATGTCACGCTGGGGGCCAACATGCCGTTGACGGACAGGGTATCGGCCTTCGCCACCGTCTCGCAAACCGGCGGGCTGAGCAGCGGCGAGCAGTTTATGTATAACGTCGGCGTCAGCGCGCGTTTTTGA
- a CDS encoding helix-turn-helix transcriptional regulator → MSNFFFNNETINASIKEELERGLSKYNNIKYAYAIMNKRNPASFSIISNRTEWFEFYIKNNYQFIDPVLITASHRITPFTWDKDLEIGAGLKLPKIFDMAKNYNIINGYTFVLHDHHHNLVVLSIMLDKHCDADVEQQIDNNKAEIQMLLITMHGKMTTLYQEMSTPADFEKMNQREFFSKRENEIIYWASLGKSYQEIALILGIKLTTVKYHIGNAVKKLGVTNAKHAIRLGVELQLIRPLLADTEG, encoded by the coding sequence GTGTCTAACTTTTTTTTCAATAATGAAACCATTAATGCCTCTATAAAAGAAGAGTTAGAACGTGGTCTGAGTAAATACAATAATATAAAATATGCCTATGCTATAATGAATAAAAGAAATCCGGCTAGTTTCTCAATCATTTCCAATAGAACGGAGTGGTTTGAGTTTTATATTAAGAATAACTATCAGTTTATTGATCCTGTTTTGATTACCGCCTCACATAGAATTACTCCGTTTACCTGGGATAAAGATTTGGAAATAGGCGCAGGATTAAAGTTGCCAAAGATTTTTGATATGGCTAAGAACTACAATATTATTAATGGATATACTTTTGTCTTGCACGATCATCATCATAATCTGGTGGTGTTATCCATTATGCTAGATAAGCATTGCGATGCAGATGTTGAACAGCAGATTGACAATAATAAGGCCGAAATTCAAATGCTGCTGATCACCATGCACGGAAAAATGACGACGCTCTACCAGGAAATGAGCACGCCTGCTGACTTTGAAAAGATGAATCAGCGGGAGTTTTTCTCCAAGCGTGAAAATGAGATTATTTACTGGGCGAGCTTAGGTAAGTCCTACCAAGAAATTGCGCTTATCCTGGGAATAAAACTCACCACTGTAAAATATCACATTGGCAACGCCGTCAAAAAGCTTGGCGTCACCAATGCCAAACATGCCATCAGGTTAGGTGTGGAGCTGCAACTCATCCGGCCGCTTCTCGCTGACACGGAAGGATAA
- a CDS encoding acyl-homoserine-lactone synthase: MIELFDVDYNLLPDNRSKELFSLRKKTFKDRLDWLVNCENNMEFDEYDNRHATYIFGTYQNHVICSLRFIETKYPNMISDGVFDTYFNDIKLPDGNYVEASRLFIDKARIQALQLHQAPISAMLFLSMINYARNCGYEGIYAIISHPMRIIFQRSGWHISVVKTGCSEKNKNIYLIYMPIDDANRNRLLARINQHATKWDNPLDSWPLSFRVSEKRPDELQLHT; this comes from the coding sequence ATGATAGAGCTCTTTGACGTAGACTATAATTTGCTGCCAGATAACAGATCGAAAGAACTGTTCTCTTTAAGAAAAAAAACGTTTAAAGACCGTTTAGACTGGCTCGTTAATTGTGAAAATAACATGGAGTTTGACGAATACGATAATCGTCACGCCACCTATATTTTCGGCACCTACCAAAATCACGTCATTTGCAGTTTGCGATTTATTGAAACGAAATACCCAAACATGATCAGCGATGGCGTGTTCGACACTTATTTTAACGATATAAAGCTCCCCGATGGAAATTACGTTGAAGCCAGCAGATTATTTATAGATAAGGCGCGCATTCAAGCACTTCAACTCCATCAAGCGCCGATTAGCGCCATGCTTTTTCTGTCGATGATAAATTATGCAAGAAACTGCGGCTACGAAGGCATTTACGCCATTATCAGTCACCCGATGCGCATCATTTTCCAACGTTCCGGTTGGCATATCTCGGTGGTAAAAACCGGATGTTCCGAAAAGAATAAAAATATTTACCTGATCTACATGCCGATAGACGATGCCAACCGAAACAGATTGCTAGCACGCATCAATCAACACGCCACAAAATGGGATAACCCTTTGGATTCATGGCCATTATCCTTCCGTGTCAGCGAGAAGCGGCCGGATGAGTTGCAGCTCCACACCTAA
- the glyQ gene encoding glycine--tRNA ligase subunit alpha — protein MQKFDTKTFQGLILTLQDYWARQGCTIVQPLDMEVGAGTSHPMTCLRALGPEPMATAYVQPSRRPTDGRYGENPNRLQHYYQFQVVIKPSPDNIQELYLGSLKELGLDPTIHDIRFVEDNWENPTLGAWGLGWEVWLNGMEVTQFTYFQQVGGLECKPVTGEITYGLERLAMYIQGVDSVYDLVWSNGPLGVTTYGDVFHQNEVEQSTYNFEYADVDFLFSCFEQYEKEAQSLLALEKPLPLPAYERILKAGHTFNLLDARKAISVTERQRYILRIRTLTKAVAEAYYASREALGFPMCNKKNEN, from the coding sequence ATGCAAAAGTTTGATACCAAGACCTTCCAGGGCCTGATCCTGACACTGCAGGATTATTGGGCGCGCCAGGGCTGCACCATCGTTCAACCATTGGACATGGAAGTCGGCGCGGGAACCTCACACCCGATGACGTGCCTGCGCGCACTGGGGCCGGAGCCGATGGCTACCGCCTATGTGCAGCCATCCCGTCGCCCGACCGACGGCCGCTACGGTGAAAACCCGAACCGTCTGCAGCACTACTACCAGTTCCAGGTGGTGATTAAGCCATCGCCGGACAATATTCAAGAACTCTACCTGGGCTCGTTGAAAGAGCTGGGTCTGGATCCGACCATCCACGACATTCGCTTCGTGGAAGACAACTGGGAAAACCCGACGCTCGGCGCCTGGGGCCTGGGTTGGGAAGTGTGGCTGAACGGCATGGAAGTGACGCAGTTCACCTACTTCCAGCAGGTCGGCGGCCTGGAGTGCAAGCCGGTAACCGGTGAGATCACCTACGGTCTGGAGCGTCTGGCGATGTACATCCAGGGCGTGGACAGCGTATATGATCTGGTGTGGAGCAACGGCCCGCTGGGCGTTACCACCTACGGCGACGTGTTCCACCAGAACGAAGTGGAGCAGTCCACCTACAACTTCGAATACGCCGACGTCGACTTCCTGTTCTCCTGCTTCGAGCAGTACGAGAAAGAAGCCCAATCGCTGCTGGCGCTGGAAAAACCGCTGCCGCTGCCGGCTTACGAACGCATCCTGAAGGCGGGCCATACCTTCAACCTGCTGGATGCGCGCAAGGCGATTTCGGTGACCGAGCGTCAACGCTACATTCTGCGCATCCGCACGCTGACCAAAGCCGTTGCCGAGGCCTACTACGCTTCCCGCGAAGCGCTGGGCTTCCCGATGTGCAACAAGAAGAACGAGAACTAA